Proteins encoded within one genomic window of Ranitomeya variabilis isolate aRanVar5 chromosome 4, aRanVar5.hap1, whole genome shotgun sequence:
- the LZIC gene encoding protein LZIC, protein MASRGKSETGKLRQNLEEQLDRLMQQLQDLEECRDELDADEYEETKKETLEQLSEFNDSLQKIIAGNMTLVDELGGMQLAIQAAISQAFKTPEVIRMFAKKQPGQLRTRLSEMDRDLMVGKLARDVYTQQKGEILTALRKLGEKLTPEDEAFLAENAGAALSQFQKVTDGLGSGDKVLALASIEVENAKK, encoded by the exons ATGGCGTCGAGAGGGAAGAGCGAAACCGGTAAACTCCGCCAGAACTTAGAAGAGCAGCTGGATCGTCTGATGCAACAGCTTCAAGACCTGGAGGAATGCAG AGATGAGCTGGATGCTGATGAGTATGAGGAGACCAAGAAAGAGACGCTGGAGCAGCTGAGTGAGTTCAACGACTCTCTGCAGAAGATCATCGCAGGGAACATGACGCTGGTGGATGAGCTCGGCGGGATGCAGCTG GCCATTCAAGCAGCCATCAGCCAAGCGTTCAAGACCCCCGAGGTCATCCGGATGTTTGCCAAGAAGCAGCCGGGGCAGCTGAGGACGCGGTTATCCGAG ATGGACCGAGATCTAATGGTGGGAAAATTAGCCCGAGATGTTTACACCCAGCAGAAAGGAGAAATCCTGACCGCACTGCGGAAACTGGGAGAGAAG ttgaCTCCAGAGGATGAGGCTTTCTTAGCAGAGAATGCAGGTGCGGCCCTCAGCCAGTTTCAGAAGGTGACAGACGGATTAG GATCGGGAGACAAAGTTTTGGCTCTGGCGAGTATTGAGGTGGAGAACGCTAAGAAGTGA